One genomic segment of Desulfocapsa sulfexigens DSM 10523 includes these proteins:
- a CDS encoding sigma 54-interacting transcriptional regulator: protein MKSDKRKAQTSIESSKRKKAIKPGDKCVADKLNFIPDDYQEVIHDLRVHQTELAAQNEELRKMQHELEESHTQYVDLYDQAPVGYFTLDRKGNILAVNRIGSRQLGGGRDALLKRPFSSFMSQDDSDLFYLHLKKVFAASSKQTCSLTLLQENGTPFYAQLDSIPSSIGFGGEHSICRTTVTDISERRELEEALQASETRYRSLFEAAREGILILDAKTSEITDVNPFLTEILGYSAEEVLGKKLWDIGCLHDTAASKKVFSELQRKGYVRYDNLPLETKNGREIAVECISSIYLVNNTKVIQCNIRDVTDQNLLAVSSPVAGDETERRRAERRTQAHGLTEQYEQAIKENKQVKASLLQALAEIKALKDRLVIKNIYIHKVREKRSQFDYIIGQSDGLKYVLYRAEQVAPTDATVLILGETGTGKELIATAIHHLSSRRDRPLITVNCAALPANLLESELFGREKGAYTGADTRQVGRFESADGSTLCLDEIGELPLEMQAKLLRVIQHGQFERLGSSKTIKVDVRVVATTNRNLVDEIAGGRFRKDLYYRLNVFPITVPPLRKRVEDIVPMVHAFVQRYARKMGKQITSIPKETMQALQDYQWPGNVRELESIIERAVILCPGPGFQLADNLNPSPPLDSFLGGTVKEMERKLILGTLVEKGWQIEGKEGAAKILGLHPSTLRARMHKLGIVRGDVSSQSNSG from the coding sequence ATGAAAAGCGATAAGCGCAAAGCGCAAACGTCCATCGAGAGTTCTAAACGTAAAAAGGCTATCAAGCCAGGGGACAAGTGCGTTGCTGATAAGCTGAATTTCATACCCGATGATTATCAGGAGGTGATCCATGACCTCCGAGTACATCAGACGGAGCTTGCGGCGCAAAACGAAGAATTGCGAAAGATGCAACACGAACTTGAGGAGTCCCACACTCAATACGTGGACCTGTACGACCAGGCCCCGGTCGGGTATTTCACCCTTGACCGGAAAGGGAATATCCTAGCGGTAAATCGTATTGGTAGCAGACAGTTGGGGGGGGGGAGGGACGCCTTACTCAAAAGGCCTTTTTCTTCCTTTATGAGCCAGGATGACAGTGATCTCTTTTACCTGCATTTAAAAAAAGTATTTGCTGCGTCGTCCAAACAGACCTGCTCCCTCACCCTCCTTCAAGAAAACGGTACACCTTTCTACGCCCAGCTTGATTCCATTCCATCTTCCATAGGCTTTGGCGGCGAACACTCAATCTGCCGGACTACGGTCACCGACATCAGTGAGCGCAGGGAGTTGGAGGAGGCGCTGCAGGCCTCGGAAACTCGTTACCGTAGTCTCTTCGAGGCAGCCAGGGAAGGTATATTGATCCTTGATGCCAAGACGAGCGAGATAACTGATGTCAACCCTTTCCTCACCGAAATACTGGGGTATTCTGCGGAGGAAGTGCTCGGGAAAAAACTCTGGGATATTGGTTGTCTTCACGATACTGCCGCTTCAAAAAAAGTATTTTCGGAATTACAGCGCAAAGGATATGTCCGATACGATAATTTACCCTTGGAAACCAAAAACGGTCGGGAAATTGCCGTGGAATGTATCAGCAGTATCTATCTTGTAAATAATACGAAGGTGATTCAGTGTAACATTCGCGATGTTACCGACCAGAATCTTTTGGCGGTGTCTTCCCCGGTTGCCGGTGATGAAACGGAGCGACGAAGGGCTGAGCGTAGAACCCAAGCGCACGGACTCACTGAGCAATATGAGCAGGCGATCAAAGAAAATAAGCAGGTGAAAGCATCCCTTCTCCAAGCCCTTGCTGAAATCAAAGCGCTGAAAGACCGCCTGGTAATCAAGAATATCTACATTCATAAGGTGAGAGAAAAGAGGAGCCAATTTGACTATATTATTGGGCAGAGCGATGGCCTCAAGTATGTTCTCTATCGAGCCGAACAGGTTGCACCAACCGATGCCACGGTTTTGATCCTCGGCGAGACCGGTACGGGTAAGGAGCTGATTGCCACTGCCATCCATCATTTGAGTTCCCGCCGGGATCGACCGCTTATTACCGTGAACTGTGCCGCCCTGCCCGCCAACTTGCTGGAGAGTGAACTGTTCGGCCGGGAAAAAGGGGCTTATACCGGGGCTGATACCCGACAGGTCGGTCGGTTCGAGAGCGCGGATGGTTCTACCTTGTGCCTTGATGAGATAGGTGAATTGCCCCTTGAAATGCAGGCCAAACTGCTCAGGGTGATCCAGCATGGCCAGTTTGAACGGTTGGGTTCCTCCAAGACCATTAAGGTCGATGTACGTGTCGTAGCAACGACCAATCGGAACCTGGTGGATGAGATTGCCGGTGGCAGATTCCGGAAGGACCTGTACTACCGATTGAACGTCTTTCCCATCACGGTTCCCCCTCTGCGAAAGCGGGTGGAAGATATTGTGCCCATGGTTCATGCCTTCGTGCAACGATATGCTCGGAAAATGGGGAAGCAGATCACCTCTATCCCCAAGGAAACTATGCAGGCATTGCAGGACTATCAATGGCCTGGAAATGTACGAGAACTTGAAAGTATCATCGAACGGGCTGTGATTCTCTGCCCTGGGCCGGGATTTCAGCTTGCGGATAACCTCAATCCTTCACCCCCTCTTGATTCTTTCTTGGGCGGAACTGTGAAGGAGATGGAGCGCAAGCTTATCCTGGGTACCCTTGTGGAAAAGGGATGGCAAATTGAGGGGAAAGAGGGGGCTGCCAAGATCTTGGGGCTCCACCCCAGCACCCTGCGAGCGAGAATGCATAAACTCGGGATAGTTCGTGGAGATGTTTCTTCACAGTCCAACTCGGGATGA
- a CDS encoding methyl-accepting chemotaxis protein: MEMTIGKKFGSVLVLIFVLLSVSIVVNWRNGLATIELADKTRNESVVFAIKAKDMQIAIIQVQQWLTDISATRGAEGFDDGLSEAEANARIFKALYEDFHRMFSDEDEGEAVRELEKLDEDFDAFYAMGKKLAATYVNGGPAEGNKLMKQFDPLATALTEEVQALVKEQVNELVDNMGKIESKIQQGQKINMILNFFTLVVALFFTYFVTNGIQKNVQKILVFVNSLARGDLSSTIDVQCRGELRDIAENLDEMQTNINSMLRDVIEGNQMLSSSSSELSSVANQMSANAEQTTGRANTVSVAAEEMSANMDSIAAASEETSVNVNMVASAAEEMSATITEIATNTEKTSQITQQAVSQAENASTQINELGFAAQEIGKVTETITEISEQTNLLALNATIEAARAGEAGKGFAVVANEIKDLAKQTSQATGEIKDKISKIQAATNNSVTEITEITEVINEISKMISTVATTVEEQAAATQEIASNVSQASQGIQEVNENVAQASSVTREVAADIAEVGQSAKEMNNSSSLVNVSAEKLSSLAEKLTGVLSRFKV, translated from the coding sequence ATGGAAATGACAATTGGAAAAAAATTTGGATCCGTCCTGGTCCTCATCTTTGTCTTGCTCTCGGTCTCCATTGTGGTGAACTGGAGAAACGGCCTGGCCACCATAGAACTTGCGGACAAAACACGGAACGAATCGGTCGTCTTTGCCATCAAGGCAAAGGATATGCAGATCGCCATCATCCAGGTTCAGCAATGGCTCACTGACATTTCAGCCACCAGAGGAGCGGAAGGTTTCGACGATGGCTTATCCGAAGCAGAGGCCAATGCTCGGATCTTCAAGGCACTGTATGAAGATTTCCACAGGATGTTCAGCGATGAGGACGAAGGGGAAGCGGTTCGGGAACTCGAAAAACTCGACGAAGATTTTGATGCCTTTTATGCAATGGGTAAAAAACTCGCCGCCACCTATGTCAATGGTGGACCTGCCGAGGGAAACAAGCTGATGAAACAGTTTGATCCTCTTGCAACAGCTCTTACCGAAGAAGTCCAGGCCCTTGTCAAGGAGCAGGTGAATGAACTTGTTGATAATATGGGGAAAATCGAGTCAAAAATACAACAGGGCCAAAAGATCAATATGATATTAAATTTTTTCACCCTGGTGGTTGCACTCTTTTTTACCTATTTTGTCACGAACGGTATTCAAAAAAATGTCCAAAAAATTCTAGTATTTGTCAACAGTCTGGCCCGCGGTGATTTATCATCTACCATAGATGTTCAATGCCGCGGAGAGCTGCGAGATATCGCAGAAAACCTTGACGAAATGCAAACAAACATCAATTCCATGCTGCGGGATGTCATTGAGGGAAACCAGATGCTCTCTTCTTCATCCTCAGAGCTTTCCTCTGTGGCCAATCAGATGTCTGCAAATGCTGAACAGACAACAGGCAGGGCTAATACTGTTTCCGTAGCGGCCGAGGAGATGAGTGCAAATATGGACTCTATTGCCGCCGCTTCTGAAGAAACTTCAGTCAACGTCAACATGGTTGCCTCTGCCGCTGAAGAGATGTCCGCAACCATAACAGAAATTGCCACCAATACGGAAAAAACAAGTCAGATAACCCAGCAGGCCGTTAGCCAGGCAGAAAACGCCTCTACTCAGATAAACGAATTAGGATTCGCGGCCCAGGAGATCGGCAAGGTAACAGAAACTATCACTGAAATATCAGAACAGACCAACCTTCTTGCCCTCAATGCAACCATTGAAGCAGCCAGAGCCGGAGAGGCCGGTAAGGGTTTTGCCGTGGTCGCCAACGAGATAAAAGATCTTGCCAAGCAGACTTCCCAAGCCACCGGGGAAATCAAAGATAAGATCTCTAAAATTCAGGCTGCAACAAACAATTCAGTCACAGAAATCACAGAAATCACAGAAGTGATAAATGAAATAAGTAAAATGATCTCCACTGTTGCGACAACTGTCGAAGAGCAGGCGGCCGCCACGCAGGAGATAGCCAGCAATGTTTCCCAGGCCTCTCAGGGTATTCAGGAAGTCAACGAGAATGTGGCTCAGGCCTCGTCAGTCACCAGGGAAGTAGCGGCTGATATTGCTGAAGTGGGACAGTCTGCAAAAGAAATGAACAATAGCAGCTCGCTGGTAAATGTGAGCGCTGAAAAATTGAGTTCCCTCGCTGAGAAATTAACGGGTGTGCTGAGTCGGTTCAAGGTGTGA
- a CDS encoding ABC transporter substrate-binding protein produces the protein MKKFSLHFFILTFFALSSICHGTESELSPVRIIVIDSYHPAYQWSQDVSHGLCDALLAFGYLDNKEQVEAFNSKDYVESSKLVISRFWMDTKRKSSKEEQFNTAKEFTKLIKRFKPDLILLGDDNATNYVGNQFLDTDIPIVFWGVNNTPVKYGLVDCLEKPGHNVTGVYQRTYYKESLELLKKIVPHIKTFVVLSDDTTTGRIHNKAIEHLDRKGDLPVKLAGVVATNDYEVWKNRALELQDTVDAFFIASSNGLKDTKGTVVSNEEVAIWYLKNITIPEASGFRYRTEAGWLCSADDSGYNQGYEAVSIAHDILAMGFQTASYPPRTPKRGPLMVNRQRAQMLGITLTKEMGIEEYIEEASVLNSPKIIAQDNKKILIIDSYHKEYDWTISMTEGLNSGMLELGFFDNEGQVADFNRNDVVNTSRFTIKKLWLDSKRHSSDGEIEVKSLEFYKQAKLFKPDLIFLNDDNAAKYLGPKFLDSSVPVIFSGLNNTPVKYGLVDNKEKPGHNVTGVYQSGYFLEGFDLLQRIAPAIKSFAILSDGSTTSRNYTKAIEHLVQKKDLSLNLIETVVTSDYATWQSRALELQEKADAFFLSHFSSLRDKAGKNVSTDEVVKWYMTNITIPETVGPGFSIEKGFLCAVLDSGYNQAYLAAHIAFDVLVDGLDPATYKPRTPERGPKIANRKRAEILGIMLTDEMGIDRIYETSVLD, from the coding sequence ATGAAAAAATTCTCTTTACATTTTTTTATTCTGACATTCTTTGCGCTTAGTTCCATATGTCATGGCACAGAGTCAGAGTTATCTCCTGTCAGGATTATAGTTATTGACAGCTACCACCCTGCATACCAATGGTCCCAGGATGTGAGCCATGGATTATGTGATGCACTCCTGGCTTTTGGATACCTTGACAATAAGGAGCAAGTTGAAGCGTTTAATAGCAAGGATTATGTTGAAAGTTCCAAGCTTGTTATCTCACGCTTCTGGATGGACACCAAAAGAAAATCAAGCAAAGAGGAACAGTTTAATACTGCCAAAGAATTCACTAAATTAATAAAGAGATTTAAGCCAGACCTGATTTTACTCGGGGATGATAATGCGACAAACTACGTTGGAAATCAATTTCTGGACACGGACATTCCAATTGTTTTCTGGGGGGTAAATAATACACCGGTAAAATATGGGCTGGTAGACTGCCTGGAGAAACCAGGGCATAATGTTACAGGTGTATACCAGAGAACATATTACAAAGAGAGCCTTGAGTTACTCAAAAAAATAGTTCCACATATCAAAACATTCGTCGTTCTTTCCGATGATACAACCACTGGTAGGATTCACAACAAGGCCATTGAGCATCTTGATCGCAAGGGAGATCTTCCTGTAAAGCTTGCAGGTGTCGTTGCCACTAATGACTATGAAGTATGGAAAAATAGGGCCCTGGAGTTACAAGATACTGTTGATGCATTCTTTATTGCTTCCTCAAACGGCTTAAAAGATACAAAGGGCACAGTAGTGAGCAACGAAGAAGTTGCGATATGGTATCTGAAGAACATTACCATTCCGGAAGCATCCGGATTTCGATACAGGACTGAAGCAGGCTGGCTGTGTTCTGCCGATGATTCCGGTTATAATCAGGGATATGAAGCTGTAAGTATTGCCCATGACATCCTGGCAATGGGTTTTCAGACCGCGTCCTATCCTCCACGAACCCCGAAGAGGGGGCCCCTTATGGTAAACAGGCAGCGGGCTCAGATGCTTGGTATAACGCTCACCAAGGAAATGGGTATTGAAGAATACATTGAAGAGGCCTCAGTGTTAAACAGCCCAAAAATTATTGCACAGGATAATAAGAAAATTCTTATTATTGATAGCTACCACAAGGAGTATGACTGGACGATCAGTATGACAGAAGGACTGAATTCAGGAATGCTCGAATTAGGTTTTTTTGACAACGAAGGGCAGGTGGCAGATTTTAACAGGAATGATGTTGTGAACACATCGAGATTTACGATCAAAAAATTGTGGCTGGATAGCAAGAGACATAGTTCTGATGGTGAAATTGAAGTGAAGAGCCTTGAGTTTTATAAACAGGCAAAACTGTTTAAACCCGACCTCATTTTTCTTAACGATGATAATGCTGCTAAATATCTCGGCCCAAAATTCCTGGATTCTTCTGTCCCTGTTATCTTCAGCGGTCTTAACAATACCCCTGTAAAATATGGATTAGTTGACAATAAAGAAAAGCCTGGTCATAACGTTACAGGAGTCTATCAGAGTGGATACTTTTTGGAAGGCTTTGATCTGTTGCAACGCATTGCTCCTGCAATCAAATCCTTTGCTATCCTGTCGGATGGATCAACCACATCAAGAAACTACACCAAGGCCATCGAACATCTCGTTCAGAAAAAAGATCTCTCCTTAAATCTTATTGAGACAGTGGTCACCAGTGATTATGCAACTTGGCAGTCCAGGGCTCTTGAACTCCAGGAAAAAGCAGATGCATTTTTTTTATCACATTTTTCTTCGCTTCGGGATAAAGCCGGCAAGAATGTTTCAACAGATGAGGTCGTTAAATGGTATATGACGAACATTACTATTCCCGAAACCGTGGGACCTGGTTTTTCCATAGAGAAAGGTTTTCTCTGTGCAGTTTTGGATTCTGGCTATAACCAGGCATATCTGGCCGCGCATATTGCTTTTGATGTACTTGTCGATGGCCTTGACCCAGCGACCTATAAACCCCGGACACCCGAGCGAGGACCCAAAATAGCCAACCGGAAGCGAGCTGAAATTCTTGGGATTATGCTTACTGATGAAATGGGTATTGATCGAATTTATGAAACCTCTGTATTGGATTGA
- a CDS encoding hybrid sensor histidine kinase/response regulator has translation MLETKKYGLSISHRLLIAFLSIFIIGCSALTITYYLFSRNSISRYANEAVIRELESINDTFRNTIQKTLIRELRLLSANPLLDEFLISSESTRDINARALERLFLQEIKYVKEIEKIRFVDSRGMERVAVSKQGRIREYRSLREEPFFLEIEASPPGSITQTNLFPDSNDNKLFSIAIHKTDPDIGEFGGAIIVDYNLAEFFAFAKKIMIFEENPVWIFSPSGLVLTKPSNPLQLDPRPFTNHASSKNITIYGLHGGLVATSDLAIINDSPLMQVCISIPEKLLYQDIQQVLRFLAIVFAVSLFLLVIAVFFVSRYLSSPLIMLANAVQKLAKESFSKKIDIHATGEVGFLVDSFNNMANDLRKTTVSKEYVDRIFQAMTNSLIVLDSEGFIESVNSATLSLLGYETNELIGQPFSIITTGTFFTEIHKLATINKQETSYFAKNGHEFPMLFSSSKMYTNQGQFQAFVCQAIDLSDKKQAEQEKKLLEVQLRQSHKMEAIGTLAGGIAHDFNNILMGIIGYAELAELSNVQGKPAVEEIRGIIKGGMRARDLVQQILSFSRKDEHKVGPLIPSPIVKEALKLLRSTIPSSIEIREEIDSEIGAVLADPMKIHQVVMNLCTNAVQAMETGKGTITIILRQLELNEEELLGEPDAQPGLYVELSVNDTGKGIDPAIQERIFDPFFTTKNVGSGTGMGLAVVHGIVKEYGGLIRITSNPETGTSFHVYIPVIDDEEGPPVEDTKTDLPGGSERILIVDDEMIVLEIMQKRLEYLGYEVTACNNGLDAVRMLEEKPNAFDLIITDQTMPHMLGTEMVSKMLTIRPEIPVILCSGYSTSVSEETSKNLGIKLYLQKPVEFEVLSKSIRSVLHS, from the coding sequence ATGCTCGAAACAAAAAAATACGGTTTATCAATCTCGCACCGACTTCTTATTGCATTTCTTTCAATATTTATCATTGGCTGCAGTGCTTTAACAATCACCTACTATCTCTTCAGCCGCAATTCCATTTCCCGCTATGCCAATGAAGCAGTCATTCGGGAATTAGAGTCCATCAACGACACCTTCCGCAACACAATCCAGAAAACATTGATCCGTGAGCTAAGACTCCTATCGGCAAACCCTCTACTTGATGAGTTTCTCATTTCCTCTGAAAGTACTCGGGATATCAATGCACGGGCACTTGAAAGGCTTTTTTTACAAGAAATTAAATATGTTAAAGAAATAGAAAAAATTCGCTTTGTTGATAGCCGGGGAATGGAAAGAGTTGCAGTGAGTAAGCAAGGACGAATCAGGGAATATCGATCTTTACGGGAAGAACCTTTCTTTTTGGAGATTGAAGCATCCCCACCCGGGAGCATAACTCAAACCAATCTCTTTCCTGACTCCAACGACAACAAACTTTTTTCAATCGCTATTCATAAAACGGACCCGGATATTGGCGAATTTGGTGGAGCAATCATAGTTGATTACAATTTGGCAGAGTTCTTCGCTTTTGCCAAAAAAATAATGATTTTTGAGGAAAATCCTGTCTGGATTTTTTCCCCATCAGGTTTGGTCCTCACCAAACCATCCAATCCGCTACAGCTCGACCCACGTCCCTTCACAAACCATGCTTCTTCCAAGAACATCACTATTTATGGTCTTCATGGTGGTCTCGTTGCCACCAGTGACCTGGCAATCATAAATGACTCTCCACTGATGCAAGTGTGTATCAGTATACCTGAGAAGCTCCTTTATCAGGACATTCAACAGGTTCTCCGTTTTCTGGCTATTGTTTTTGCTGTTTCCCTTTTCCTCCTTGTTATTGCCGTCTTTTTTGTATCCAGATATCTCTCCTCTCCCCTGATCATGTTGGCTAATGCAGTCCAGAAACTTGCCAAGGAAAGTTTTTCAAAAAAAATTGATATTCATGCTACGGGCGAAGTTGGTTTTCTTGTCGATAGTTTCAACAACATGGCAAATGATCTGAGAAAAACAACCGTTTCAAAGGAATATGTGGACAGGATATTTCAGGCAATGACCAATTCACTCATCGTTCTGGACTCAGAGGGATTCATAGAATCGGTAAATAGTGCAACATTATCGCTGTTGGGTTACGAGACAAACGAACTCATTGGCCAACCATTCTCAATTATCACCACAGGTACATTTTTTACTGAAATACATAAATTGGCCACTATCAACAAACAAGAAACGTCATACTTTGCAAAAAATGGTCATGAATTTCCCATGCTGTTTTCATCAAGTAAAATGTACACCAACCAAGGGCAATTCCAGGCTTTTGTCTGCCAGGCTATTGACCTTTCTGACAAAAAACAGGCCGAACAGGAAAAAAAGCTACTTGAAGTCCAACTCCGTCAGTCCCATAAAATGGAGGCGATAGGCACACTCGCTGGCGGGATAGCCCATGATTTTAACAATATTCTTATGGGAATCATCGGGTACGCCGAGCTTGCAGAACTCAGTAACGTTCAGGGAAAGCCAGCTGTTGAAGAAATACGGGGGATAATAAAGGGCGGAATGCGAGCCCGGGATCTAGTGCAACAGATCCTTTCATTCAGCCGTAAAGATGAACATAAAGTTGGACCACTTATTCCATCCCCCATCGTCAAAGAAGCTTTGAAGCTGCTCCGCTCGACAATTCCCAGCAGTATTGAAATCAGGGAAGAAATTGATTCAGAAATTGGTGCAGTTTTAGCCGATCCGATGAAAATCCATCAAGTCGTGATGAATTTATGTACGAATGCTGTCCAGGCAATGGAAACAGGTAAAGGAACAATTACGATCATTCTGAGACAGCTTGAATTGAATGAAGAAGAGTTACTTGGTGAACCGGATGCTCAACCTGGCCTATATGTTGAACTCTCTGTAAATGACACAGGTAAAGGCATTGATCCTGCCATACAGGAACGCATTTTTGACCCCTTTTTTACTACAAAAAATGTGGGCAGCGGCACGGGTATGGGATTAGCTGTTGTGCATGGTATCGTCAAGGAATATGGTGGCTTGATTCGTATTACAAGCAATCCTGAAACTGGCACCTCTTTCCATGTATATATTCCTGTTATTGATGATGAGGAAGGACCTCCAGTTGAAGATACAAAAACGGATCTGCCCGGTGGGTCTGAACGAATTTTAATCGTCGATGATGAAATGATCGTTCTGGAGATTATGCAAAAGCGTTTAGAATACCTGGGCTATGAGGTGACCGCCTGCAATAATGGCCTTGATGCTGTCAGAATGCTGGAAGAAAAGCCAAATGCTTTCGATCTTATTATTACGGACCAGACAATGCCGCACATGCTCGGCACAGAGATGGTGAGCAAAATGCTTACAATCAGACCAGAAATACCTGTAATTTTATGTTCTGGTTACAGTACCTCTGTTTCCGAGGAAACCAGTAAAAACCTCGGCATTAAGCTCTATCTTCAAAAACCTGTCGAATTCGAAGTGCTCTCTAAAAGCATTCGCTCTGTTCTCCATTCCTAA
- a CDS encoding PAS domain S-box protein, producing MSNLVGKIWNRSIRRQLLLGIALVHAVLMTIFVYDLVSRQRTFLHEQSISNTLSLSQTLASNAVSWILANDVIGLEEVVNSQSQFPDLLYAMILSPDGRVLGHSDRSKVGLYIEDPISCTLIDAAPSSQFLITDKALVDIGSPIFANEQLIGWARVAISQKKINDGLQVITRDGIYYTLFAIVVGSIFALIMARGLTSGIQHLVRVSSKIAKGHEEERISFTRYDEIGQLGQTLNKMLDTIISQKKQTETAQQALQKSSTHLRTLIETLPDLVWLKDPDGVYLACNPKFERFFGAKESEIVGKTDYDFVSRELADFFREKDKAAMAVGGPSVNEEEITFADDGHRELLETIKTPMYDSNGSLVGVIGIARDITARREMEVRLKQTYKMEAIGTMAGGIAHDFNNILATVIGYAELAQDDIPASSPAKAHIEQILIAGLRAKELTHQILTYSRMSRFLQDHVPIDIVSLVEKEIIFQRSVIPRTVEITSDIDENCGQIIGDSMAIHQLMMNICSNASDAMQGEEGTLKIALHTVELTQEDLKNEPVPHPPGMYIKLSVSDTGTGIPQELIGRIFDPYFTTREIGKGSGMGLVVVHGIVKDHDGFIQVESQKGRGSVFDVFFPKADVKNVPEQILQ from the coding sequence ATGTCCAACCTGGTAGGCAAAATATGGAATCGCTCAATACGAAGACAATTACTGTTAGGGATAGCACTGGTACATGCCGTTCTTATGACTATTTTCGTGTACGATCTGGTGAGCAGGCAGAGAACTTTTTTGCATGAGCAAAGTATAAGTAACACACTCAGCCTGTCTCAAACACTTGCCAGCAATGCTGTTTCCTGGATTCTGGCAAATGATGTCATCGGCCTTGAAGAGGTGGTTAACTCCCAATCACAATTTCCTGATCTCCTTTATGCTATGATTCTCTCACCTGACGGCAGGGTACTTGGTCATAGTGATCGCTCAAAGGTAGGTCTCTATATTGAAGATCCCATCAGTTGTACTCTTATTGATGCCGCTCCGTCTTCTCAGTTCTTGATAACTGATAAAGCACTTGTTGATATCGGCAGTCCAATATTTGCCAATGAGCAGCTTATCGGCTGGGCGAGGGTTGCTATTTCGCAGAAAAAAATAAATGACGGGCTACAGGTTATAACTCGGGATGGCATTTATTATACTCTTTTTGCAATTGTTGTCGGGTCCATCTTTGCCTTGATAATGGCTAGAGGACTTACCTCCGGCATACAACACCTGGTCAGGGTATCAAGTAAAATTGCTAAAGGACATGAAGAGGAACGTATATCTTTTACACGCTATGACGAAATCGGGCAACTTGGCCAAACGCTTAATAAGATGCTCGATACCATTATTTCTCAGAAAAAACAGACAGAAACAGCTCAGCAGGCACTACAGAAAAGTTCAACCCATCTCCGTACGCTGATTGAGACATTGCCAGATCTCGTTTGGCTGAAGGATCCCGATGGTGTTTATCTGGCCTGTAATCCGAAGTTTGAACGTTTTTTTGGAGCAAAAGAATCTGAGATTGTAGGGAAAACGGATTATGACTTTGTCAGCAGGGAGTTGGCTGATTTTTTTCGGGAAAAAGACAAGGCAGCTATGGCTGTAGGCGGACCCAGTGTAAACGAAGAGGAAATAACCTTTGCAGATGACGGCCACAGAGAACTTCTGGAAACGATTAAAACGCCTATGTACGATAGTAACGGCTCACTTGTTGGAGTAATAGGGATTGCCCGTGATATCACTGCACGTAGAGAAATGGAAGTACGCCTAAAACAAACCTATAAAATGGAAGCTATTGGTACAATGGCAGGCGGTATTGCACATGATTTTAACAATATTCTGGCAACGGTTATCGGGTATGCTGAGTTAGCGCAGGATGATATACCAGCTTCAAGCCCTGCGAAAGCACACATTGAGCAAATTCTCATTGCGGGTCTCCGTGCAAAAGAACTTACGCATCAGATTCTTACGTATAGTCGTATGTCTCGATTTCTTCAAGATCATGTCCCGATTGACATTGTTTCCCTTGTAGAAAAAGAGATTATATTTCAACGTTCTGTTATTCCAAGAACCGTTGAGATTACTTCTGATATTGACGAAAATTGTGGACAGATTATTGGCGATTCAATGGCGATTCATCAGCTGATGATGAATATTTGCTCCAATGCCTCAGATGCGATGCAGGGAGAAGAGGGGACGCTTAAAATAGCTCTTCATACAGTCGAGTTGACACAAGAAGATTTGAAAAATGAGCCTGTGCCGCATCCTCCTGGTATGTACATCAAACTCTCAGTCAGCGACACGGGAACAGGTATTCCTCAAGAGCTTATCGGTAGAATATTTGATCCCTATTTCACGACCAGAGAAATCGGTAAAGGGTCAGGAATGGGTTTGGTTGTGGTTCATGGTATTGTCAAAGATCATGATGGTTTCATACAGGTTGAAAGCCAAAAAGGAAGAGGAAGTGTTTTTGACGTTTTCTTTCCCAAAGCGGACGTAAAAAATGTTCCAGAACAAATTCTTCAGTGA